One window of the Thermodesulfomicrobium sp. WS genome contains the following:
- a CDS encoding GspE/PulE family protein: MSQPVIRLGDLLKERGLITDQHIHYALQEQRVTKQKLGEVLTGIGIVSEYDLIQALSEQLGLAHVDITRETPDLTLLRNFNRQICLNVRMLPLRLEGEAVRVATSNLPGPDLEQACLRFCGKKPQVVLTEESKVVAAIYNYFFFLENPVEEILEREARVLANDTSLTVNPERFVEHLLLFAIKERASDIHIRPMEHGINVAFRVDGVLRSVRFYPPSLRRAITAIKLMAGMDISEQRLPQDGRWSANLLERKFDVRVSSVVTPYGENLVLRLLIQERANLSLRALGFLPQDLGNLERAFQEPFGIILLTGPTGSGKSTTLVAGLSSLDLLGKNVLTVENPIEYIVPLARQTQVNEAAGYDFANAMRYFLRHDPDIILIGEMRDELTAKTAITAATTGHLVLSTLHSNTALGAIPRMRGLGLDSLSVAESLVAVVSQRLVRTICPHCREEYIPSEAEIRYLGTQPKQLFRGRGCAACGLSGYLGRTLVYEILIVSPELRTLLEAEAPLTELETTAQAQGFRSMFQVGVDKALQGDTTVAELMRVLGTTRYTPR; encoded by the coding sequence ATGAGCCAACCTGTCATCCGCCTCGGCGACCTGCTCAAAGAGCGGGGCCTCATCACCGACCAGCACATCCACTACGCCCTGCAGGAGCAGCGGGTCACCAAGCAGAAGCTCGGCGAGGTGCTCACGGGTATCGGCATCGTCTCCGAATACGACCTCATCCAGGCCTTAAGCGAGCAACTGGGGCTTGCCCACGTGGACATCACCCGCGAGACGCCGGACCTTACACTGCTGCGCAATTTCAACCGCCAGATCTGCCTCAATGTGCGCATGCTTCCCCTGCGCCTGGAGGGCGAGGCCGTACGCGTGGCCACATCCAACCTGCCTGGGCCCGACCTAGAACAGGCCTGCCTGCGCTTTTGCGGCAAAAAACCGCAGGTGGTGCTCACGGAAGAGAGCAAGGTCGTTGCCGCCATCTACAACTATTTCTTCTTTCTGGAAAACCCGGTGGAGGAGATCCTGGAGCGCGAGGCGCGCGTCCTGGCCAACGACACCTCCCTCACCGTAAATCCGGAACGCTTTGTGGAACACCTGCTCCTCTTTGCCATCAAGGAGCGGGCCTCGGACATCCATATCCGTCCCATGGAGCACGGCATCAACGTCGCCTTCCGGGTGGACGGGGTGCTGCGCAGCGTGCGCTTCTATCCCCCAAGCCTAAGGCGCGCCATCACCGCCATCAAGCTCATGGCCGGCATGGACATCTCCGAGCAGCGCCTGCCCCAGGACGGCCGCTGGAGTGCGAACCTCCTGGAGCGCAAATTCGACGTGCGCGTCTCTTCGGTGGTCACCCCGTATGGGGAAAATCTAGTGCTCCGCCTGCTGATCCAGGAACGGGCCAATTTGAGTTTGCGCGCCCTGGGTTTTCTCCCCCAGGACCTCGGCAACCTAGAGCGGGCCTTTCAGGAACCTTTTGGCATCATCCTACTCACCGGCCCCACGGGCTCGGGCAAGTCCACCACCTTGGTGGCAGGGCTCTCGTCCCTGGATCTCTTGGGCAAAAACGTGCTCACCGTGGAAAACCCCATCGAGTACATCGTGCCCTTGGCGCGCCAGACCCAGGTGAACGAGGCCGCAGGCTACGACTTTGCCAATGCCATGCGCTACTTTCTGCGCCACGATCCGGACATCATCCTCATCGGCGAGATGCGCGACGAACTCACGGCCAAGACCGCCATCACCGCCGCCACCACCGGACATCTGGTGCTCTCCACGCTGCACAGCAACACGGCCTTGGGTGCCATTCCGCGCATGCGGGGCCTGGGGCTCGACAGTCTCAGCGTCGCCGAATCCCTGGTGGCCGTGGTGAGCCAGCGCCTAGTGCGCACCATCTGCCCCCACTGCCGCGAAGAGTACATCCCCAGCGAGGCCGAAATCCGCTACCTGGGCACGCAGCCAAAGCAGCTGTTCCGCGGCCGAGGGTGTGCGGCCTGCGGCCTGTCCGGCTACCTAGGCCGGACCTTGGTTTACGAAATCCTCATCGTCTCGCCGGAGCTGCGTACCCTGCTCGAAGCCGAGGCGCCGCTGACGGAACTGGAGACCACGGCCCAGGCCCAAGGCTTCCGCTCCATGTTTCAGGTCGGCGTAGACAAGGCCCTCCAGGGAGACACCACGGTGGCGGAGCTCATGCGCGTGCTTGGCACTACCCGCTACACACCGAGATAG
- a CDS encoding type II secretion system F family protein, translated as MPLFRFKVLTSAGGIESGVLDLPVTDPEAAVRYVETAGGIALEIEPLPRAMDVFIRRTGFGIGKISRLELSEFYNNLGMLVGAGVTVMDALEELAQDSKNARLKNAITCIRADIQSGQTLSESLARQPQLAPFVVHHMVEIGEETGKLDAMLHKSGAHLRHIHDIISGTKRALTYPAFLLTVVTLAVVFWFWYVVPQLVALFQDMGVELPAPTRLLMAMADWFRNWFLITVGLLAVLGMVLAWARKRFLPVRYALSMLALRVPVLSLILHTSLTARATEYLGITIGAGIGVLRSLALVIESTGNEVYKARLQGTRKSIMAGVILSEALRHNQALDPFAVRMLAVGEMTGKLDEQAQYVADLYRQKLAGLVEVLSKTLEPMIMIFLGGMFALIMVGLLMPVYELVTKLGA; from the coding sequence ATGCCGCTTTTTCGCTTCAAAGTCCTCACCAGCGCCGGGGGCATCGAATCCGGGGTCCTGGACCTCCCGGTCACGGATCCCGAAGCAGCAGTGCGCTACGTGGAGACCGCCGGCGGTATCGCCCTGGAGATCGAGCCCCTGCCCCGGGCCATGGATGTCTTTATCCGGCGCACCGGATTCGGAATTGGCAAGATCTCGCGCCTGGAGCTCTCGGAATTCTACAACAACCTCGGCATGCTCGTGGGTGCCGGGGTCACGGTGATGGACGCCTTGGAGGAGCTCGCCCAAGACAGCAAAAATGCTCGCCTCAAAAATGCCATCACCTGCATCCGCGCCGACATCCAGTCCGGCCAGACCCTGAGCGAGTCCCTGGCCCGCCAGCCCCAGCTCGCCCCTTTCGTGGTGCACCACATGGTGGAGATCGGTGAAGAGACCGGAAAGCTCGACGCCATGCTCCACAAAAGCGGGGCGCACCTGCGCCACATTCACGACATCATAAGCGGCACCAAGCGGGCCCTCACCTATCCGGCCTTTCTGCTCACCGTAGTCACCTTGGCCGTGGTCTTCTGGTTTTGGTATGTGGTACCGCAGCTCGTGGCCCTCTTCCAAGACATGGGCGTAGAGCTTCCCGCGCCCACGCGGCTGCTCATGGCCATGGCCGACTGGTTCCGCAACTGGTTCCTCATCACCGTGGGGCTACTCGCTGTCCTGGGAATGGTCCTCGCCTGGGCACGCAAGCGCTTCCTCCCCGTGCGCTACGCCCTCAGCATGCTCGCGTTGCGCGTGCCGGTGCTCTCCCTCATCCTACATACCTCGCTTACGGCCCGAGCCACCGAATACCTCGGCATCACCATCGGCGCAGGTATCGGTGTGCTGCGCTCCCTGGCCCTGGTCATCGAATCCACCGGCAACGAAGTGTACAAGGCCCGGTTGCAAGGAACACGCAAATCCATTATGGCGGGTGTAATTCTTTCCGAGGCGTTACGCCACAACCAGGCCCTCGACCCCTTTGCCGTGCGCATGCTCGCGGTGGGCGAGATGACGGGAAAGCTCGATGAGCAAGCACAATACGTCGCCGACCTCTACCGCCAAAAACTGGCAGGCCTGGTGGAGGTACTCTCCAAGACTTTGGAGCCTATGATCATGATTTTCCTCGGTGGCATGTTTGCCTTGATCATGGTGGGCCTGCTCATGCCGGTGTACGAACTCGTGACCAAATTGGGGGCATGA
- a CDS encoding tetratricopeptide repeat protein: MSLIYESLKKNAAAPQPPPLAPVHAPRRMVPLRVLRRIAVGVGILAACVGAGWALVSWVQGEVERLGPRLQATRAIEPVPAPTPPAEPPAPPAPQAPQALQPQTPPTPPPAPVRTKIGIEDLARPTLELEQVFSQRARHNQRVLELSGQLATAWNHKDLPQVRRLVAGLRTTAGATSPLVRRWEGILALHDGQTAIAEARFRALVAEGHGDRTTRLYLAQILLSQNKRLEAQAELSRLAAEFPEDPDIARLTARLKGEKAP; the protein is encoded by the coding sequence ATGAGCCTCATCTACGAAAGCCTCAAAAAAAACGCCGCCGCGCCCCAACCGCCGCCGCTCGCCCCGGTACACGCCCCTCGGCGGATGGTGCCCTTGCGGGTGCTGCGCCGCATCGCCGTGGGCGTGGGGATCCTTGCCGCCTGCGTGGGCGCGGGCTGGGCGCTGGTGAGTTGGGTGCAGGGCGAAGTGGAACGCTTGGGCCCGCGGCTCCAGGCCACACGGGCCATCGAGCCCGTACCGGCACCCACACCCCCGGCCGAGCCGCCAGCACCTCCCGCGCCACAAGCGCCCCAAGCACTGCAGCCCCAGACCCCGCCCACACCACCACCTGCCCCGGTGCGCACCAAGATCGGCATCGAGGACTTGGCCCGCCCCACCCTGGAGTTGGAGCAGGTCTTCTCCCAGCGTGCCCGCCACAACCAGCGTGTGCTCGAGCTTTCAGGCCAGCTCGCCACAGCCTGGAATCACAAAGACCTGCCCCAGGTGCGGCGCCTGGTGGCAGGCCTGCGGACCACGGCTGGCGCCACCAGCCCCTTGGTGCGGCGCTGGGAAGGGATCCTCGCCCTGCACGACGGACAGACCGCCATCGCAGAGGCCCGGTTCCGAGCCCTGGTGGCCGAAGGCCATGGGGACCGCACCACCCGACTGTATCTGGCGCAAATTTTGCTTTCCCAAAACAAGCGCCTTGAGGCCCAGGCGGAACTCTCCCGCCTGGCAGCGGAATTTCCCGAGGATCCGGACATCGCACGCCTGACAGCACGCCTCAAAGGAGAAAAGGCCCCATAA
- a CDS encoding prepilin-type N-terminal cleavage/methylation domain-containing protein, producing MDTAKGQRGFTLVELAIVLVIIGIILGAVLKGQELINNAKIKRLYNQYREILAAVYTYYDKYGKYPGDDNTANPRWPAATNGNSNGIIDGFTFNCAPSATTETCQTWLHLRLANIISGPTTAADGPRNSANVYGGTIGIGYATVQTLAATFIGFDNVPYDVCQTIDTQYDDGVFNSGSIRGSGDYTTATSGIFDLYFKL from the coding sequence ATGGATACGGCAAAAGGACAGCGGGGATTTACCCTTGTGGAACTAGCAATCGTGCTGGTGATTATCGGCATCATCCTGGGTGCGGTACTCAAGGGGCAAGAACTCATCAACAACGCAAAAATAAAACGGCTCTACAATCAGTATCGGGAAATTCTTGCAGCAGTCTACACCTATTACGACAAATACGGCAAATACCCAGGTGACGACAACACCGCAAACCCCCGTTGGCCGGCTGCAACAAACGGTAATAGCAACGGAATTATTGATGGATTTACATTTAATTGTGCACCAAGCGCTACAACAGAAACCTGTCAAACATGGCTCCATTTACGTTTAGCAAACATCATCAGCGGCCCAACCACGGCTGCTGACGGACCGAGGAACTCCGCCAATGTCTATGGAGGTACTATTGGTATAGGGTACGCTACTGTACAGACTCTTGCGGCAACATTCATTGGCTTTGACAACGTTCCTTATGATGTTTGTCAAACAATTGACACCCAATACGATGACGGAGTCTTTAACTCCGGAAGCATTCGTGGTTCCGGAGATTATACTACTGCAACGAGTGGAATATTTGATTTGTATTTCAAGTTATAA
- a CDS encoding chemotaxis response regulator protein-glutamate methylesterase, giving the protein MIRVLVVDDSAFMRTALATMLAADPDIEVVGTASNGAEALEMVQRLDPDVVTMDVEMPVMDGITAVRRIMAEAPRPILMVSSLTREGAEETLAAMDAGAVDFIPKALSRVSLEIVHIEAELRAKVKAVARRRASKVSAAPRPAPAPGLRTKGVELIAIGVSTGGPPAVQRILAALPAHFPAPILIAQHMPRAFTGPFAQRLDATSALTVREAEDGMALAPGLVLVAPGGLHLRVRRQGLRLHAEVGQEPQDALYKPSATELIASVARTCADRAAALVMTGMGSDGLEGARQLKTAGGVVLAQSEATCTVYGMPKAVVDAGIADAVVDLEAIAETLMQLGGCPGRESQRGRNHG; this is encoded by the coding sequence ATGATTCGCGTCCTGGTGGTGGATGACTCCGCCTTCATGCGCACGGCCCTGGCCACCATGCTGGCCGCAGATCCGGACATCGAGGTCGTCGGCACGGCCTCCAACGGCGCCGAAGCCCTGGAGATGGTCCAGCGCTTGGACCCGGATGTGGTCACCATGGACGTGGAGATGCCGGTCATGGATGGTATCACTGCCGTGCGCCGCATCATGGCCGAGGCCCCCCGCCCCATTCTCATGGTGAGCTCGCTCACCCGTGAAGGGGCGGAAGAGACCCTGGCGGCCATGGATGCCGGGGCCGTGGACTTCATCCCCAAGGCCCTGTCGCGGGTGAGCCTCGAGATCGTGCACATCGAGGCCGAGCTGCGCGCCAAGGTCAAGGCCGTGGCCCGGCGGCGCGCCTCCAAAGTTTCTGCCGCGCCGCGTCCTGCCCCGGCCCCCGGTCTGCGGACCAAGGGCGTGGAGCTTATCGCCATCGGCGTCTCCACCGGCGGCCCGCCAGCGGTGCAACGCATCCTCGCGGCCCTGCCCGCCCACTTCCCGGCGCCCATCCTCATCGCCCAGCACATGCCCCGGGCCTTTACCGGCCCCTTTGCCCAGCGTCTGGACGCCACCAGCGCCCTTACGGTGCGCGAGGCGGAAGACGGCATGGCCCTTGCCCCGGGGTTGGTGCTCGTGGCCCCCGGGGGGCTGCATCTGCGGGTGCGGCGCCAGGGGCTGCGACTCCATGCCGAAGTGGGACAAGAGCCTCAAGACGCCCTGTACAAGCCGTCGGCCACGGAGCTCATCGCCTCGGTGGCGCGCACCTGTGCCGACCGGGCCGCGGCCCTCGTCATGACCGGCATGGGCAGCGACGGCCTGGAAGGCGCCCGCCAGCTCAAGACCGCTGGCGGTGTGGTCCTTGCCCAAAGCGAAGCTACCTGCACCGTATACGGCATGCCCAAGGCCGTGGTGGACGCTGGCATCGCCGATGCGGTGGTGGACCTGGAGGCCATTGCCGAGACATTGATGCAGCTTGGAGGATGCCCAGGCCGCGAATCTCAACGAGGAAGAAACCATGGCTGA
- a CDS encoding HEAT repeat domain-containing protein, whose translation MADILSLLQSPNAEDQREGAFQAAEAQMQEAIPLLVNLLHSPSPGVQEAVDMALRRLNGRSTVEALLPFLREESPVARNLAMDLLRALAGPHQDALLPLLTDPDPDVRIFSADILGACGDATAVPPLCDALLHDPDVNVRYQAAVSLGELGYPEAASALNRALGDDEWVRFAVIEALMKIGHESSIQALAGALEHSSELVASMIVDALAAMGNRKAAPLLLARMPSAPDALRTKMVRAVVLLLGPKALSWLPEEQRTSFRQFLRIALDDEDPDIQDAAFLGLGATGDGEAAGRMLAVAATINPDSAPERLEKAVEAVATLKDTGAAPALKAALDDALHADDEALVTVAVAVIDRLGTPEAALRLAAAFPLHGRDVQRRMSAVMARHGDERLHDTFREILATARDGTVIKNALIFLGKTLQCHHCAPEILHFLEHPYNDVKEAALEAAVALGGPEVESHFLKMAHAPDPLPRFLAAAALGRLGAERFAQDLVRLVQDPVEDVRRIALEALVPAAQKDAAIREAILPLAHDASAPVRLALAEAAASLAEADPTWEEHVAAFLHDDDDWVRVRAMETLAELRATRFAPQFIPLVQSDNTLLAIKAVETLGRMGGQAAFHALLAALGNPNPDIQAAAERALDNLDTTAGEVRS comes from the coding sequence ATGGCTGATATCCTCTCCCTGCTCCAAAGCCCCAACGCCGAAGACCAGCGCGAAGGGGCCTTCCAGGCCGCCGAAGCCCAAATGCAGGAGGCCATCCCCCTCTTGGTGAATCTGCTCCACTCACCAAGCCCTGGGGTGCAAGAGGCCGTGGACATGGCCCTGCGCCGACTGAACGGCCGCTCCACAGTGGAGGCACTGCTGCCCTTTTTGCGCGAAGAAAGCCCGGTGGCCCGGAATCTGGCCATGGACCTGTTGCGCGCCCTGGCTGGCCCGCATCAAGACGCACTCCTGCCGCTGCTCACCGATCCGGATCCAGACGTGCGCATCTTTTCCGCCGACATCCTTGGCGCGTGTGGTGACGCCACGGCCGTACCACCACTGTGCGACGCCCTGCTCCACGACCCGGACGTCAACGTGCGCTATCAGGCGGCCGTAAGCCTGGGGGAACTGGGCTACCCGGAAGCGGCCTCGGCCCTCAACCGCGCCCTGGGGGACGACGAATGGGTGCGCTTTGCCGTCATCGAGGCGCTCATGAAGATCGGCCACGAATCCTCCATCCAGGCCTTAGCTGGCGCCCTGGAGCATAGCTCGGAACTGGTGGCCTCCATGATCGTGGACGCCCTGGCGGCCATGGGCAACCGCAAGGCCGCGCCCCTGCTCCTTGCCCGCATGCCAAGCGCCCCCGACGCCCTGCGCACCAAGATGGTGCGCGCCGTGGTGCTCCTTTTGGGGCCGAAGGCCCTCTCCTGGTTGCCAGAAGAGCAGCGCACGAGCTTTCGCCAATTCCTCCGCATCGCTTTGGACGACGAGGACCCAGACATCCAGGACGCGGCATTCCTCGGCCTTGGAGCCACGGGTGACGGCGAGGCGGCAGGACGCATGCTGGCCGTAGCCGCCACCATCAACCCGGATTCCGCCCCCGAACGCCTGGAAAAGGCCGTGGAGGCCGTGGCCACCCTAAAAGACACCGGCGCCGCACCGGCCCTCAAGGCCGCCTTGGACGATGCCCTCCATGCCGACGACGAAGCCCTCGTCACCGTAGCCGTAGCGGTCATCGACCGTTTGGGCACCCCGGAAGCGGCCCTGCGCCTGGCAGCGGCCTTCCCCCTCCATGGCCGGGACGTGCAGCGCCGCATGAGCGCAGTCATGGCCCGCCATGGAGACGAGCGGCTTCACGATACATTTCGCGAGATCCTCGCCACGGCCCGGGATGGGACGGTGATCAAAAACGCCCTGATCTTCCTGGGCAAGACCCTCCAGTGCCACCACTGCGCCCCGGAGATTCTCCACTTCTTGGAGCACCCGTACAACGACGTCAAAGAAGCTGCCCTGGAGGCCGCAGTGGCCCTGGGCGGGCCCGAGGTGGAAAGCCACTTCCTCAAGATGGCCCACGCCCCGGACCCTCTGCCGCGCTTTTTGGCCGCCGCGGCCCTGGGACGCTTGGGGGCCGAGCGCTTTGCCCAAGACCTGGTACGCCTCGTGCAAGACCCGGTGGAAGACGTGCGGCGCATCGCCCTGGAGGCTTTGGTACCAGCGGCGCAAAAAGACGCCGCCATCCGCGAGGCCATACTGCCCCTCGCCCACGACGCAAGCGCCCCGGTGCGCCTGGCCCTGGCTGAAGCCGCCGCCAGCCTGGCCGAGGCCGATCCCACCTGGGAAGAGCACGTGGCGGCCTTCCTCCATGACGACGACGACTGGGTGCGGGTGCGGGCCATGGAAACCCTGGCCGAGCTCCGTGCCACCCGCTTCGCCCCGCAATTCATCCCGCTGGTGCAAAGTGACAACACCCTGCTCGCCATCAAGGCCGTGGAGACACTGGGCCGCATGGGCGGGCAGGCCGCCTTCCATGCCCTGCTCGCCGCCCTGGGCAATCCCAACCCGGATATCCAGGCCGCGGCCGAACGGGCCCTGGACAACCTGGATACCACGGCCGGGGAGGTGCGATCATGA